A window of the Labrus mixtus chromosome 8, fLabMix1.1, whole genome shotgun sequence genome harbors these coding sequences:
- the xirp1 gene encoding xin actin-binding repeat-containing protein 1 isoform X3, producing METFGLRRTQSLKSLSGGQERSWVMPASTRWDRKSVFQLVQHYQSCADLTSDKKVDVKFQGSESCVDRGWRRTESSFSLGGSGRSSNLWRSRSMESLPQRDSSGTKALCALFESKASLQQCFSSSPLSSVPNNSSKTGRECPLQDWRSHNTSLKETSIQTNSSGDRGKVMNGLPESYDRSSRYSHDDKYNPSLTKGGSPSRQSRDRISLLSSVRDRSALYLSRAAATDCTGGSTHTEFFDTPVTRTKTTKMAEAARKITVSPSSHDDDDLPLPPPPPIPPRPLDYEGSSGSSLPVPPPKETFSGFYQERQKSELKRLFKHIHPDLRANLDVAVDDEILKAVQSENPQAADTGYQGEVQSMRWIFENWTLDNIGDTHETKKLLYDEELKGGDVRGTSSMFEHIDSTQQMSAKRQTSVRGDVRTSMWLFETQPLDSLNESKREEGELVEAVLKEPIQTGDVRGTRLLFESKPLSDLGRCNSVEDHSFLKLKSELQEQKGDVHKTLKLFQAEPCCAIRDKSGNIHEIKSICREEINSSNISTARWLFETQPLDLINKGTDGVKIIRGISLEEGHRGGVDQKRWMFETQSFDTIQEVVGEDNFKGTLAECAGGADVGNKRKLFEMQPLEALKGDSEEKSLEKEEVIGGDVKTSLWLFETQPMETLNDSYEVGCLKKVTISADEQGEVKDRKQIFESGSIKKNTSVKEQGIEKGDVKGFKNLFETIPLSKIAHSDEASVVKEQVIVAGNVKDNKATFETTPLYAIKDSSGNLHKVTTVSREELIKGKVQNYKWMFETKPLDKLAEGKENVEVIKGITRHEDTTGDFKMAKWLFETQTIDGIHSKFNQTEMNVSVEEESCKGDVKTCKWLFETKPMDILYDKSEKEHDKETIDNADVKSITWLFESQPLDNIKDGEEYNLKLCSTTQDSVKSGVGVQTVKHLFETETMDRIRRGANLEHDVRCVSQVNFQSGDVSRVKDIFESQSLDEIGSEMMTTWDQQSQDEQIEKGSVHTFTWMFENCPMNLINKDKNDANIQRVTDAESGDVQNKKFIFETSSLDKIQDQPIEQESDSVEQPVSNVDVKSSTMMFESMPLYAIRDKEGLFHEVTTVKKEEVMSGDVRGARWMFETKPLDAIKAENEVYVIRAVTQEDVKKGDVKSAKWKFETQPLDSLTPRDEPSVRVVEDLGSSNVQLNKQIFESEQSSKKFVRMVSVTDVQHGDVRTSTWLFENQAIDSLKGEPQEEGPVKTVHREDSQKGDVKRCTWMFESQPLDKIKESEGTSVQSSEEEIPKADVKCTTWLFETTPLDKILASSVADTLSYLYQMNYVHSSGIIIEANENKNVNMAKYSLESNEGVQIQKEDIVGGNIRNIMLQLMLKPTSNLKPQVCILRELEKGKVNTTVVELPIYQSSTTINLERDQRTQNIVQMIEEMLVQVKGLKKGIIMQETKEGQAEMSVYSLICNSETKTDSHVIEKGDVKSTIGSLLATANSQRTAASCIVDKNEKGNVNLYKSCIEKGDLHYLKSLHAEASGDEVDHSLLAEEHIEIVQGDVKEAKRSLCQQKDQVERTISDVLPGDVKNTKKVFSSECSINVENCLPKEEIIPGDISTAKQQLAEKQPVTVEKEDIVAGDIKATMQSLERAKQQSMLVEREIIKPGTIYDMDLSAEVPELENSHAQKEVIVSGDVKAAKKSLEMAKQQSMQVEREVVVPGKIYNVNVKTQEQSTSATTQSTCSSSSRCQQIKTNISK from the exons ATGGAGACGTTCGGTCTGAGGAGGACTCAGTCCCTGAAGAGTCTCTCTGGGGGTCAGGAGAGGTCATGGGTCATGCCAGCCTCCACCCGCTGGGACAGGAAGTCTGTGTTTCAGCTGGTGCAACA TTACCAAAGCTGTGCAGACCTAACCAGTGACAAAAAAGTGGATGTTAAATTTCAg GGTTCAGAGAGCTGTGTGGACAGGGGatggaggaggacagaaagcagTTTCTCTCTGGGGGGGTCTGGAAGGAGCTCCAACCTGTGGAGGAGTCGCTCGATGGAATCCCTCCCTCAAAGAGACTCTTCAGGCACTAAAGCTCTGTGTGCTCTGTTTGAGTCCAAGGCCTCCCTGCAACAATGCTTCAGCAGCTCCCCACTCAGCTCTGTGCCTAATAACAGCAGTAAGACAGGGAGAGagtgccccctgcaggactGGAGAAGTCACAACACTTCTTTAAAGGAAACATCCATTCAG ACAAACTCCTCGGGGGACAGAGGAAAGGTCATGAATGGGCTGCCAGAGTCTTACGACAGATCATCCAGATACTCACACG ATGACAAATACAATCCATCACTGACCAAGGGGGGCTCCCCATCAAGACAAAGCAGAGACAGGATATCTTTGTTGTCGTCGGTGAGAGACAGATCAGCTCTGTATCTGTCGAGAGCAGCAGCCACAGACTGCACAGGAGGCTCCACTCACACA GAATTTTTTGATACTCCAGTGACAAGGACTAAAACCACAAAG ATGGCTGAAGCAGCTAGGAAAATCACAGTGTCACCATCATCTCATGATGACGACGACCTGCctctccccccacctcctcccatACCACCAAGGCCCCTTGACTATGAAGGGTCTTCAGGAAGTAGTCTTCCTGTGCCTCCACCCAAAGAAACCTTCTCTGGGTTCTACCAAGAACGACAAAAAAGTGAGCTTAAGAGGCTCTTCAAGCACATTCACCCGGACCTAAGGGCAAATCTTGATGTTGCAGTGGATGATGAGATATTAAAGGCGGTGCAGTCCGAAAACCCTCAGGCAGCGGACACAGGTTATCAGGGGGAAGTCCAATCAATGAGGTGGATCTTTGAGAACTGGACTCTGGACAACATTGGGGATACACATGAAACCAAGAAGTTGTTGTATGATGAAGAGCTGAAAGGTGGAGATGTTAGAGGCACCTCCTCTATGTTCGAGCACATTGACAGCACCCAACAAATGTCTGCCAAAAGACAGACTTCAGTCAGGGGTGATGTGAGAACATCAATGTGGCTGTTTGAGACCCAGCCCTTAGATTCTCTAAATGAATCAAAGAGAGAAGAAGGTGAGCTGGTTGAAGCAGTGCTGAAAGAACCGATCCAGACTGGAGATGTGAGAGGGACTCGGCTGCTCTTTGAGTCTAAACCACTGAGTGACTTGGGACGCTGCAACTCTGTAGAAGACCACAGCTTCCTAAAACTGAAATCTGAGCTTCAGGAGCAGAAAGGAGATGTCCATAAAACGTTAAAACTCTTCCAGGCAGAACCCTGCTGTGCCATCAGGGACAAGAGTGGCAATATCCATGAGATCAAATCTATCTGCAGGGAGGAGATCAACAGCAGTAACATCAGCACTGCGCGTTGGCTTTTTGAAACACAGCCACTGGACCTGATTAATAAGGGAACTGATGGGGTAAAAATTATTCGGGGTATCTCTCTGGAAGAGGGTCACAGAGGAGGAGTTGACCAGAAGAGATGGATGTTTGAAACTCAGTCATTTGACACAATACAAGAGGTTGTTGGAGAGGACAACTTTAAAGGAACATTGGCTGAATGTGCAGGAGGGGCAGACGTTGGGAACAAGAGAAAACTCTTTGAAATGCAACCGTTAGAAGCACTGAAAGGAGACTCTGAAGAAAAGTCTTTGGAAAAAGAGGAAGTCATTGGAGGAGATGTAAAAACTTCTCTGTGGCTATTTGAAACTCAACCCATGGAGACTCTTAATGATAGCTATGAAGTTGGGTGTTTGAAGAAAGTCACCATTTCAGCTGACGAACAAGGAgaagtaaaagacagaaaacaaatatttgagaGTGGAAGTATTAAGAAGAACACCTCAGTCAAGGAACAAGGGATTGAGAAAGGTGATGTTAAAGGAttcaaaaacctttttgaaacaaTTCCTTTGAGCAAAATTGCTCATTCTGATGAGGCATCAGTAGTGAAGGAACAAGTTATTGTTGCAGGGAATGTAAAAGACAACAAAGCAACATTTGAGACAACTCCCTTATATGCAATAAAGGACAGCTCCGGAAACCTACATAAAGTCACAACAGTCAGCCGGGAAGAATTAATCAAAGGGAAGGTCCAAAACTACAAGTGGATGTTTGAGACTAAGCCTTTAGACAAACTTGcagaggggaaagaaaatgttgaggTCATCAAAGGCATCACGAGACATGAGGACACAACTGGCGATTTCAAGATGGCAAAGTGGCTTTTTGAGACACAGACAATAGATGGGATCCATTCCAAGTTCAACCAGACAGAGATGAACGTTTCTGTTGAAGAAGAGTCTTGTAAAGGTGACGTAAAGACCTGTAAATGGTTGTTTGAGACAAAACCAATGGACATTCTGTATGACAAATCGGAAAAAGAACATGATAAAGAAACCATTGACAATGCTGATGTTAAGTCCATTACTTGGCTTTTTGAGTCACAGCCTCTTGACAACATCAAAGATGGAGAAGAATACAACTTGAAGCTCTGCAGCACCACACAGGATTCTGTCAAATCAGGTGTTGGTGTGCAAACAGTAAAACATCTTTTCGAAACAGAAACCATGGATAGAATAAGAAGGGGTGCAAATCTTGAACATGATGTGAGATGTGTCAGCCAGGTCAACTTTCAGTCTGGAGATGTCTCACGAGTCAAagacatttttgaatcccaGTCTCTGGATGAAATAGGGTCAGAAATGATGACAACATGGGATCAACAGAGCCAAGATGAACAGATTGAAAAAGGTTCAGTCCATACATTTACTTGGATGTTTGAGAACTGTCCCATGAACCTGATCAATAAGGACAAAAATGATGCAAATATTCAGAGAGTCACTGATGCAGAGAGTGGTGATGTTCAGAACAAAAAGTTTATATTTGAAACCTCCTCACTGGACAAAATCCAAGATCAACCCATTGAACAGGAGTCAGACTCTGTGGAACAGCCTGTGAGCAATGTTGATGTAAAGTCAAGCACCATGATGTTTGAGTCCATGCCACTGTATGCCATAAGAGACAAAGAGGGCCTGTTTCATGAAGTTACAACTGTGAAGAAAGAGGAGGTAATGAGTGGTGACGTAAGAGGAGCAAGATGGATGTTCGAGACGAAACCCCTTGATGCAATCAAGGCAGAGAATGAAGTTTATGTGATCAGAGCTGTCACCCAAGAGGACGTCAAGAAAGGAGACGTAAAATCGGCAAAGTGGAAATTTGAGACCCAACCCTTGGACTCCCTTACCCCCCGAGACGAGCCCTCTGTCAGAGTCGTTGAAGACTTAGGAAGTAGTAATGTGCAGCtcaataaacaaatatttgaatctGAGCAATCAAGCAAGAAGTTTGTGCGAATGGTTAGTGTAACTGATGTCCAGCATGGTGATGTCAGGACATCCACTTGGCTCTTTGAGAATCAAGCCATCGACAGTCTAAAAGGGGAACCTCAGGAGGAAGGTCCAGTTAAAACAGTCCACAGAGAAGACAGCCAGAAAGGAGATGTGAAACGCTGCACTTGGATGTTTGAATCACAGCCGCTGGACAAAATCAAGGAGTCTGAGGGGACATCAGTGCAAAGTTCTGAAGAGGAGATACCAAAAGCTGATGTGAAGTGCACCACCTGGCTTTTTGAGACTACTCCCCTGGACAAAATCCTTGCAAGCAGTGTCGCTGACACCCTGTCCTATCTGTACCAAATGAACTATGTTCACTCAAGTGGCATCATAATAGAAGCAAATGAGAACAAGAATGTTAACATGGCAAAGTATTCACTTGAAAGTAATGAAGGTGTGCAAATCCAGAAAGAAGATATTGTCGGGGGTAACATCAGGAACATCATGCTACAACTAATGCTCAAACCAACATCCAACCTAAAGCCCCAAGTTTGTATTCTCAGAGAACTGGAGAAGGGAAAAGTCAACACCACTGTAGTTGAACTTCCAATTTACCAGTCATCCACGACTATCAACCTGGAGAGGGATCAGAGAACACAAAACATTGTCCAGATGATCGAGGAAATGCTTGTTCAAGTTAAGGGTCTGAAAAAAGGAATCATAATGCAAGAGACTAAAGAGGGACAAGCGGAAATGTCAGTTTATTCACTTATCTGCAATTCTGAAACAAAAACCGACAGTCATGTTATAGAAAAGGGAGATGTTAAGTCTACAATTGGAAGTCTTTTAGCTACGGCCAATAGTCAGAGGACTGCTGCATCATGTATAGTGGACAAAAACGAAAAGGGAAATGTGAATTTGTACAAAAGTTGCATTGAGAAAGGAGATCTGCACTATCTGAAAAGTCTTCATGCTGAGGCATCAGGAGATGAAGTTGATCACAGCCTTTTGGCTGAGGAACATATCGAAATAGTTCAAGGGGATGTGAAGGAAGCAAAAAGAAGTCTTTGTCAGCAAAAAGACCAAGTAGAGCGAACCATTTCTGATGTTTTGCCAGGGGATGTAAAGAATACTAAAAAGGTTTTTTCATCTGAGTGCTCCATCAATGTTGAAAACTGTCTcccaaaagaagaaataatccCTGGGGACATCTCAACAGCAAAGCAACAACTTGCAGAAAAGCAACCTGTCACTGTAGAAAAAGAGGACATTGTGGCTGGTGACATCAAGGCAACAATGCAGTCATTGGAACGTGCAAAGCAACAGAGCATGCTGGTTGAGCGGGAGATCATTAAACCTGGAACTATCTATGACATGGACTTGTCAGCTGAAGTTCCTGAATTAGAAAATAGCCATGCACAAAAAGAGGTCATTGTATCCGGAGAtgtaaaagcagcaaaaaagTCCCTGGAAATGGCCAAGCAGCAGAGCATGCAGGTGGAACGTGAAGTCGTTGTCCCTGGAAAAATATACAACGTGAATGTCAAAACACAAGAGCAAAGCACGTCAGCAACGACGCAATCAACATGTTCGTCTTCCTCCAGATGTCAGCAAATcaagacaaacatttcaaag TAA